A single Ignavibacteriales bacterium DNA region contains:
- the kdsA gene encoding 3-deoxy-8-phosphooctulonate synthase, with translation MTDISEITKRNSFFLLAGPCVVESRELLFTVAEAACDITGRLGIPYIFKASYKKANRTSLEAFTGIGDLEALEYLKEVREKFSVPVVTDVHSPEEAALAAAYVDVLQIPAFLCRQTDLLIAAGKTGRAVNIKKGQFLAPWDMKFAAEKTASTGNRNIWLTERGTTFGYGNLVVDMRSFIMMRKLGYPVIMDATHSVQLPGAGGKTSGEPEYIKPLARAAMAAGIDGLFLEVHPEPKKAMSDADSQLDLKLLEELLVQLKEIDMVIRKYR, from the coding sequence ATGACGGATATATCAGAAATAACGAAACGGAACAGTTTTTTTCTTCTTGCAGGGCCGTGCGTGGTAGAATCACGGGAACTGCTTTTTACGGTGGCTGAAGCAGCCTGCGATATAACGGGGCGGCTTGGTATACCGTATATATTCAAGGCGAGTTATAAAAAAGCGAACAGAACAAGTCTTGAGGCCTTCACCGGCATCGGTGATCTTGAGGCGCTGGAGTATCTGAAAGAGGTTCGTGAGAAATTTAGTGTACCGGTGGTGACGGATGTACACTCGCCGGAGGAAGCAGCGCTTGCAGCAGCCTACGTAGATGTTCTGCAGATACCTGCATTTCTTTGCCGGCAGACTGATTTGCTGATTGCGGCGGGAAAAACAGGAAGAGCAGTGAACATCAAGAAGGGGCAGTTTCTGGCGCCTTGGGATATGAAGTTCGCTGCAGAAAAGACTGCCTCAACGGGTAACAGGAATATCTGGCTGACAGAGCGGGGAACGACATTTGGCTACGGGAATCTTGTGGTGGATATGCGTTCTTTCATAATGATGAGGAAACTAGGTTATCCGGTGATTATGGATGCGACCCACTCGGTGCAGCTGCCGGGAGCAGGGGGGAAAACTTCAGGAGAGCCGGAATATATAAAACCTCTAGCTAGAGCAGCGATGGCCGCAGGTATTGATGGGTTATTTCTTGAGGTGCATCCGGAGCCGAAAAAAGCGATGAGTGACGCGGACAGCCAGCTTGATCTGAAACTGCTGGAGGAACTGCTTGTTCAGCTGAAAGAGATTGATATGGTTATTAGAAAATATAGGTAA
- a CDS encoding KpsF/GutQ family sugar-phosphate isomerase, which produces MTERQIIKRGKDVIRIESEQISRLLGSINEEFVKAAECIYACTGRVVMTGMGKSGLIARKIVATLNSTGTPAIYLHPADAFHGDLGMVRKEDVVILISKSGETEDLLHLIPLLKRLGIKLISMTGNESSKMAKEADINLFIDVTEEACPFDLAPTSSTTATLAMGDALSVVLLEMRGFTEQDFASLHPGGSLGKRLSLRLEEIMAKGDHVPVVSETTSLKDAIYEISSKRYGTTAVVDEEGRLSGIITDGDLRRLLEKTMEITHLQAKDIMNRSPKTITREILASRALQLMENYKITSLIVVDEEQKPEGIIHLHELVNLGLKIR; this is translated from the coding sequence TTGACCGAACGTCAGATTATTAAGCGGGGCAAGGATGTTATCCGGATAGAATCGGAGCAGATATCCCGCCTGCTTGGAAGCATAAATGAAGAATTTGTAAAAGCAGCAGAGTGTATATATGCGTGCACCGGCAGGGTAGTAATGACCGGTATGGGCAAATCGGGTCTGATTGCCAGAAAGATTGTGGCGACTCTGAACTCGACAGGTACACCGGCTATTTATCTTCATCCGGCCGATGCGTTTCACGGTGATCTGGGTATGGTGAGGAAAGAGGATGTGGTTATTCTTATTTCAAAGAGCGGTGAGACTGAAGATCTGCTGCATCTGATACCTCTGCTGAAGCGGCTTGGGATTAAGCTTATCAGCATGACGGGGAATGAGAGTTCCAAGATGGCAAAGGAAGCGGATATCAATCTGTTTATTGATGTAACTGAGGAAGCATGTCCGTTTGATCTGGCTCCGACTTCATCAACGACGGCAACTCTTGCCATGGGAGATGCACTTTCGGTAGTGCTGCTTGAGATGCGCGGGTTTACTGAACAGGATTTTGCGTCTTTGCATCCGGGGGGGAGTCTGGGGAAGCGGCTTTCTCTGCGGTTAGAGGAGATTATGGCGAAGGGGGATCATGTACCGGTTGTATCGGAAACCACATCTCTTAAGGATGCTATCTATGAAATTTCGAGCAAGCGATACGGGACAACCGCGGTTGTGGATGAGGAAGGCAGACTTTCGGGAATTATTACCGACGGAGATTTACGCCGTCTTCTTGAGAAGACAATGGAGATAACGCATCTTCAGGCGAAGGATATTATGAACCGTTCACCAAAAACAATTACCAGGGAGATACTTGCTTCACGCGCGCTGCAGCTTATGGAAAATTATAAGATAACCTCGCTGATTGTGGTGGATGAGGAGCAGAAGCCGGAAGGGATTATTCATCTTCATGAGCTGGTTAATCTCGGATTAAAAATCAGATGA
- the lptC gene encoding LPS export ABC transporter periplasmic protein LptC: MRTFVLLFFSLIFFAGCNQEKIKPEVNTEVKPADLPDQESWDSEVMLIDTTGLRTLITSGHIRVYYKNKETLFEKGLKVDFYNEQRLKTTTLTADRGRIDDETKDLYAYGNVVAVNDSGVVLKSDELIWRNNEAKIRTDKFVTITSKYESIQGYGFESDQHIRNYVIYKINYITTF, encoded by the coding sequence ATGAGAACTTTTGTTCTGCTGTTTTTTTCACTGATTTTTTTTGCGGGCTGCAATCAGGAGAAGATAAAACCTGAAGTAAATACGGAGGTAAAACCGGCAGATCTTCCGGATCAGGAGAGCTGGGACAGTGAAGTGATGCTGATTGACACGACAGGACTGCGCACGCTGATTACTTCCGGTCATATCCGGGTCTATTATAAAAACAAGGAGACGCTGTTTGAAAAGGGGCTGAAAGTTGATTTTTACAATGAACAGCGGCTGAAGACGACGACATTGACAGCCGACAGGGGAAGGATTGATGATGAGACAAAAGATTTATATGCCTACGGCAATGTGGTAGCGGTTAATGACAGCGGTGTCGTGCTGAAAAGTGATGAACTGATCTGGAGGAATAATGAGGCAAAGATACGGACTGATAAATTTGTGACTATTACTTCGAAGTATGAGAGTATACAGGGGTACGGGTTTGAATCTGATCAGCATATCAGGAATTATGTAATATATAAAATTAACTATATAACAACGTTTTGA
- the lptC gene encoding LPS export ABC transporter periplasmic protein LptC: protein MNLSLRISIFFVLLFTVSYIYPQTGGPISVTGDQLTGRMENGFAVREVTGNVVLTQGNVVITCERAIQYLAANNARLIGNVVVRQNNLTIKTPEGFYYGNERRAYSERGVTLDDGKVILSARIGEYFFKENKADFRSNVVLSDSLSMMTSEELVYFRDTEFAVAQYNVVLEDSVNRIRTDSLTHDRRTQITHCFGNVQLVNRADNTVINGDYMEDYRVRKYSMVRGNALLIQIDSVFAAGADTLLSVDTLIIKSFTMESDRDTISLFTAKDSVKVLRGSFASVNDLTRYDKSAEMITTFKTSEKGEVPVLWYDNSQLTGDSVYIFLSDNAISRIDINANAFLVSKNEAYPFRFDQILGRRIRMHFAENQLSYTEIFENVLGIYYVYEDEAGNGVIKASGLNAWIGFKDKKVETVKFLGEPKSEYHPETLLAGNEKAFTLPGFLLRQGRPEKRDLLRLPGKKD from the coding sequence TTGAATCTGAGTTTACGAATTTCGATATTTTTTGTCCTGCTGTTTACGGTTAGTTATATATACCCGCAGACCGGAGGCCCGATCAGTGTAACGGGGGATCAGCTGACGGGGAGGATGGAAAACGGATTCGCCGTGCGGGAAGTTACGGGGAACGTGGTACTGACGCAGGGGAATGTGGTTATCACCTGTGAACGGGCGATACAATATCTGGCGGCCAACAATGCACGGCTGATCGGGAATGTGGTAGTGAGGCAGAATAATCTTACGATAAAAACTCCGGAGGGTTTTTATTACGGTAATGAAAGAAGAGCATATTCCGAGCGGGGTGTAACACTTGATGACGGAAAGGTAATTCTTTCTGCCAGAATAGGCGAATATTTTTTTAAGGAAAACAAAGCGGACTTCCGGAGTAATGTGGTGCTCTCGGACAGTCTTTCGATGATGACATCGGAAGAACTGGTGTATTTCCGTGATACTGAATTCGCCGTGGCGCAGTATAATGTGGTGCTCGAGGACAGTGTAAACCGGATTCGGACGGACAGTCTGACGCATGACAGAAGAACGCAGATTACGCATTGTTTTGGTAATGTTCAGTTAGTGAACCGGGCAGATAATACGGTGATTAACGGCGACTATATGGAGGATTACCGTGTGCGCAAATACAGCATGGTAAGAGGGAACGCGCTGCTTATTCAGATTGACAGTGTCTTTGCTGCCGGGGCGGATACTCTGCTCTCAGTTGATACGCTGATTATAAAATCTTTTACGATGGAATCTGACAGGGATACGATATCGCTTTTTACAGCAAAGGATTCGGTAAAGGTACTCCGGGGGAGTTTTGCCTCGGTTAATGATCTGACGCGGTATGATAAATCCGCGGAAATGATTACGACGTTTAAAACGAGTGAGAAGGGGGAGGTGCCGGTACTCTGGTATGATAACTCACAGCTGACTGGGGACTCAGTATATATCTTCCTGAGCGATAACGCGATCAGCCGGATTGATATTAACGCAAACGCTTTTCTTGTTTCGAAGAATGAGGCATATCCATTCAGGTTTGATCAGATACTCGGCAGAAGGATCCGCATGCATTTCGCGGAAAATCAGCTTTCGTATACGGAGATATTTGAGAATGTGCTTGGTATCTATTATGTTTATGAGGATGAAGCCGGGAACGGTGTAATTAAAGCGAGCGGATTAAACGCATGGATAGGATTTAAGGATAAAAAGGTTGAGACGGTAAAATTTCTTGGTGAGCCGAAAAGTGAGTATCATCCGGAAACACTTCTTGCAGGTAATGAAAAAGCATTTACGCTGCCGGGGTTCCTTCTGCGGCAGGGAAGGCCTGAGAAGCGTGATCTTCTGAGACTTCCGGGTAAAAAAGATTAA